Below is a window of Edaphobacter dinghuensis DNA.
GGAACCTCTACGCCACCATTATTCCCAGTGTAGCGGTGCCGTTGTCTCTAGTCGGAACATTCGCGGTGATGTACGCCCTAGGCTACAGCCTCGATAATTTATCGCTCATGGCGCTTACGATCTCGACCGGCTTCGTTGTCGACGATGCCATCGTCATGATCGAAAACATCGCGCGCTATCTCGAAGACGGTGACACGCCCATGGAGGCGGCGTTCAAAGGTGCAGAGCAGATCGGCTTCACGATCATGTCGCTGACGGTCTCGCTCATCGCGGTTTTGATCCCGCTGCTCTTTATGGGAGACATCGTTGGCCGCCTCTTCCGCGAATTCGCCGTTACGCTTGCCGTTACCATCATCATCTCGGCCGTGGTCTCGCTTACGCTGACGCCGATGATGTCCTCGCGCATCCTTAAGCACACCCCGCCCGAGGAGCAGGGACGCTTCTTCAAATCGTCCGAGCGCGTCTTCGAGAGCATGATTGCCTTTTACGGACGAACATTGAAGGTCGTTCTCCGCTACCGCACCATCACGCTTCTGGTCGCGCTTGCAACGCTGGTGCTTACTGTCTTCCTCTACATCATTATTCCTAAGGGCTTCTTCCCGGTGCAGGATACGGGCGTGATTCAGGGTATCTCGCAGGCCTCACCGACGATCGGGTCTAAATCGATGGCAGCCAAGCAAAAGGAGCTGGCAAAGATCATTCTGCAGGACCCGGCGGTTCAGAGTCTCTCCTCCTTTATTGGTGCTGACGGGACGAACACCACGATCAACAGTGGCAGAATGTCGATCAATCTCAAGCCGCTGTCCGAACGCGATCTTAGCGCCTCGGACGTCATTCGCCGGTTGCAAAACAAGCTGAAGGATGTGCAGGGCATCGAGCTCTACATGCAGCCGGTGCAGAACATCACGGTCGATGACCGTGTCAGTCGCACGCAATATCAGTACACACTCGAAGACCCGGACCAGAACGAGTTGAACGAGTGGACAGCGCGGCTGGTCGATAAGATGAAGCAGTTGCCGGAGATCGAAGACGTCGCTACCGATCAGCAGATGGGCGGCCTTGCCGTCGACCTTGTTATCGACCGAGCAACGGCGTCTCGCCTTGGCATTGCTCCCACGACAATCGACAACACGCTCTACGATGCCTTTGGTCAGCGCCAGATCAACACGATGTACACGCAGCTGAACCAGTATCACGTCATTCTCGAGGCCCAGCCGCAGTTTCAGTTGGACCCCAACATGTTGAGCCATCTTTATATCCAGTCCAATGCTGCTGCAGGCACAACTGGCGCCGGCGGCTCATCGGCTTCCGGCAGAGGATCGACCTCGGCAGGTTCGAACACGCTGACTACTTCTGCTCTGTACACTCCTTCAGCAAATACGCTTACGCCGCCTGCAAGTGCGCTTACTGCCAGTGCAGCTACCATCAACCGTGGCGCAGGGTCCGCGGGAGGTACAAGCTCTGCTACGAGCAGCGCTGTACCTTTCAGCGCGTTCTCGCACTTTGAGCGTACGACCGAGCCGCTCTCTATCACCCATCAGGGACAGTTCCCGGCGATCACTGTATCTTTCAACCTGGCACCGAACGGATCTCTTGGCGGCGCGATTGATGCGATCACCAAGGTGCAGAAAGATATGCACATGCCGGCCAGTCTGCAGGCGGATTTTGAGGGAACGGCTGCGTCCTTCCGTAACTCACTTTCGAATGAACCTCTCCTTATCCTCGCTGCTCTCGTCACCGTCTACATCGTGCTCGGCGTACTGTACGAGAGCTTCATTCATCCGGTCACAATTCTTTCCACGCTTCCCTCTGCCGGAGTAGGCGCGTTTCTCGCGCTTATTATCTTTCATCAATCTCTCAGTATCGTCGCGATCATAGGACTTGTTCTATTGATAGGTATTGTTGAGAAGAACGGCATTATGATGGTGGACTTCGCTCTGGAAGCTGAGCGAGAGCGTGGCAAGAGTGCGACTGACGCCATCTATGAGGCGTGCCTGCTTCGCTTCCGTCCCATCATGATGACGACGATGGCTGCGTTGCTGGCTGGTGTCCCGCTGGCCTTCGGTTCCGGCGAAGGTTCGGAGTTGCGCAAACCGCTCGGCATTGCCATGGTCGGCGGCCTGCTGCTTAGCCAGATACTCACCCTCTACACCACGCCTGTCATCTATATCTTCTTCGATGGCATCGCGACGCGTTTCTCGAGCAAGCGAGGAAGCCCGCATCCAGGTAACGAGCCACAATCCGCAGGGCAGCCATGAACATCTCCGCGCCCTTTATCCATCGACCTGTTGCGACGACTCTACTGACGATCGCGATCGCAATCGCTGGAGCGATAGCCTTCACCGTGCTTCCTGTCTCTCCGTTGCCCCAGGTCGATTTTCCTACGATCTCGGTCAATGCAGGTCTTCCCGGAGCCAGCGCGGAGATTATGGCTTCGTCTGTGGCTACGCCGCTGGAGCGGCAGTTTGGCCATATTGCCGGCGTCACCGAGATGACCTCTTCGAGCAGTCTCGGCTCGACGCAGATCACCATTCAGTTTGATCTGAGCCGCAATATCGACGGCGCGGCACGCGATGTTCAGGCTGCGATCAATGCAGCGCGCACCTATCTTCCCGCCAACCTTCCCGGAAACCCCACGTATCGTAAGGTCAATCCGGCAGACGCCGCGATCATGATCCTTACGCTGACGTCGGACAAGTATGATCCGGGAACCCTCTATGACGAAGCCTCCACGGTGCTTCAGCAAAAGCTCTCGCAGATTGAGGGTGTGGGACAGGTAAGCGTCGGTGGTGGTGCGCTCCCATCGGTTCGTGTCGAAGTGAACCCCACCAAGCTGGCGAGCTATGGACTGACGATGGCCAATCTTCAGGCACAGCTCAGTCTGCAGAACTCTGCCCTTGCCAAAGGACAGATTACCGACGGCAACATCACCGCAGATATTCTGGCCAACGATCAGATATCAAAGGCGGTGGATTACAAGCCCCTGATCGTCGGCTATAAAAACGGTGCGGCAATTCATCTATCCGATGTCGCGGATGTGATCGACTCTGTGGAGAATATCCGCAACGGTGGATATCTCAACGGCAAACGAGCCATCAACATCATCATTCACCGCGAGCCGGGCGCCAACATCATCGACACCAACGATCGGATTCTCGCTGCGATTCCTTCGATGAAGGCCTCTATTCCGCAGGGGATCGATATCACGGTCATGCTCGATCGCACGACCACTATTCGGGCTTCGGTTCACGACGTGGAATGGACGCTTCTGCTCTCGATCATTCTCGTCATCTTTGTCGTTTTTGTATTTCTCAGGAATGTGCGCGCAACGCTTATTCCAGCGGTTGCGGTGCCTGTTTCCCTCATCGGCACCTTGGCTGTGATGTATCTCTTCGGCTATAGCATCGACAACTTGTCGCTGATGGCGCTCACCATCTCTACGGGTTTCGTCGTCGACGACGCTATCGTCGTCATGGAAAATATTACTCGCCATCTTGAAGCTGGCATGAGCTCTTTTGCTGCGACGATCAAAGGTGCGCAGGAGATCGGCTTCACCGTCATGTCGATCAGCTTCTCGCTCATCGCGGTATTTATTCCGTTGATTCTGATGGGCGGGATCGTCGGCAGGCTCTTCCGTGAATTCGCGATTACGCTTTCGACCGCCATCCTCGTCTCGATGGTCATCTCTCTGACGACCACGCCTACGATGTGCGCGTACATCCTGAAAGACGAGCACAAACAAAAGCATGGCCGCCTTTACATGGCGAACGAGAGATTCTTTGAGTGGGTGCTCTCACTCTATCGTCGAACGTTGCACTGGGTTCTCGACAACCCTGGTCTTACGCTCACCGTTCTCTTTCTTACCATTCTGTTGAATGTTGCCATTGTCCTGAAGATCCCCAAAGGCTTCTTTCCCCAGCAGGATACAGGTGCGATTGCAGGCGGAATCCAGGGCCCGCAGGACGCATCTTTTCCGGCGATGGACGCTGCTACGAAGCAGGTAGAAGATGTCGTCATGAAAGATCCAGCCGTCCAGACCGTGATTGCATTTACGGGTGGCGGCAACACGGGCTTTGTCTATATCACACTGAAGCCGCTTGATGTGCGTAAGATCGGTGCTCCTGAAGTCATCAACCGCTTGCGGCCGAAGCTCGATAAGCTTACCGGAGCTTCTACTTTTCTTCAGGCTTCGCAGGACCTTCGTATCGGTGGACGCTCGAGCAACGCTCTTTATCAGTACACGCTGCAAGCCGATAATATCGCCGACCTCTCAAAATGGGGTCCGATTGTGTTGGAGCATATGAAGCATCTGCCTGGTCTGCAGGACGTCAATACAGATCAGCAAAATGGCGGACTCGATCTTTTACTGAATTATGATCGCGTCAGAGCTGCCAGCCTGGGACAGACGGCTCAATCGCTCGACTCATCACTCTACAGTGCCTTTGGCCAGTCCCAAGTTTCTGTTATCTATACTCAGCTTAATCAGTACTATGTTGTTCTTGAGGTTGCGCCGCCGTATTGGCAGAGCCCCGAGGGCCTCAAAAATATCTACCTGCGCCCTGGAGGAACTACTAATCCGACCTCCACCGGCAACGTTCCTCTTTACACGATGGCAACGAGCCGGGCCGATACCATTCCACTGTCGCTGCCGCATACGGGGCTGTTTCCTTCTACGACCATCTCTTTCAATCTTGCTCCTGGTGTCTCGCTGAGCGATGCGACTCTTGCGATTAATCAGATGCAGGACCGCTTGGGGATTCCCGCTACTGTTCACGGCTTCTTCGCCGGTACGCTGCAGGCCTATCAGGATTCGCTCGGCACAGAGCCTATTCTCGTACTGACCGCGCTCTTTGCTGTCTACATTGTGCTCGGTATTCTTTACGAGAGTTTGGTTCATCCCATCACAATTCTGTCGACGCTGCCGTCGGCCAGCGTGGGTGCTATGCTGGCACTTCTTCTCTTCCACGAAGACCTGAACGTAATCTCTATCATCGGTATCGTGCTGCTGATAGGCATCGTAAAAAAGAATGCCATCATGATGATCGACTTCGCACTTCAGGTCGAGCGCGAGCAGGGGATGAGTCCCGAGGATGCCATCTTCGAAGCCTGCATGCTTCGCTTCCGTCCTATTCTGATGACCACGACAGCCGCATTGTTTGGGGCCATCCCGCTTGCGTTTGGAACTGGCATGGGCTCGGAGCTGCGTCGTCCACTGGGCATCACTATCGTAGGAGGTCTGCTCGTGAGCCAACTCCTGACGCTTTACACCACTCCCGTCGTTTACCTTACCCTCGACCGCTTGCGTCTTCGCATCCAGGGCAGAAAACACGACACGTTTCATGCTGCGGTCGGCCCAACACCGGCCACAGATTAATTCGAGCCATCACGGTTTAAACTTATGACTACACTTCGTTTCAAAGTCGCCATCTACCCCGCCATCGCAGCGGCTGTGCTTCTTACCGGCTGCCGGGTCGGCCCCAAATATCACACTCCTCCAGCGACGGCCCAGGCCCCGCCGATCTCGTACAAAGAATCCCCCACGCAGTTCAAGGACACCGATGGTTGGAAGGTCGCTCAACCCCAGGATGCCATGCTTCATGGCAAATGGTGGGAGATCTACAACGACTCCGAGTTGAATGCGCTCGAAGATCAGGTCAACATCAACAACCAGAACATAAAAGAATACTTTCAAAATTTTATGGCGGCGCGCGCGCTTGTTCGCGAAGCTCGCGCTCAATTCTTTCCAACGGCATCGATTGGCCCGTCGTATACGCGCTCTCGCTCCTCAGCTAATCTTAAAAATTCGACTGGAACGGGTGGTACCAGCGCCGGTGCGCAAAGCTCGCTCATCTCGATGCCTCTCGATGTATCGTGGGAGCCGGACTTGTGGGGCCGCATTCGCAATACTGTTGACGCCGCGCGTTTCCAGGCACAGATCAGTGCAGCCGATCTGGAGAACGAGCGTCTTAGCGAACAGGCGGATCTTGCTGAGTTCTTCTTCGAGCTTCGGGGCCAGGACGCTTTGCAGGCTCTCTATGCCTCTACGATCGAAGCCGACAAAAAAGCGCTCGACCTCGCTCGCGCCCGCTATGAGACCGGCGTTGACGATCAAATTTCCGTTGTCGAAGCACAGAACACGTTACAGAGTGCCGAATCGGAGTCAATTAATCTCGGCGTAGCCCGTGCTCAATATGAGCATGCCATTGCGGTTCTTATAGGCACCAACCCATCCAGCTTCTCCATTCCGGTCAAGCCGCTCAACGCTCAACCACCTGCTGTTCCTATTGGGATGCCTTCGCAGCTTTTGGAGCGCCGTCCCGACATTGCCGCCTCCGAGCGCGCGATGGCAGTTGCCAACGCACAGATTGGCATAGCCTACGCTGCTTTCTATCCAAACCTTACTCTGAGTGCTTCAGGAGGTTTCAACAGTTCTTCCCTCGGAAAACTCTTCGATTGGCCGAGCCGCTTTTGGTCTATCGGCCCATCCATCTCGGAGACCGTCCTCGATGTGGGCCTGCGCACCGCAGGCGCACAACAATACACCGCCACCTACAATGCCAGCGTTGCCACTTATCGCGAGACGGTCCTCACCGCCTTTCAGCAGGTTGAAGATTATCTTGCTTCGGTCCGCATCCTCTCCCAGCAGATCCTTAAGGAGCAGGAAGCAGTCCTATCGGCACAACGCTTTGTCGATTTGGAGACTGCGCGCTATAAGACTGGAATCGATCCGTATGTCGACGTCGTTACGGCACAGACTACGCTGCTCACCAATCAGCGCACGCTTGCCACGCTTGAGATTCAGAGCATGACATCATCGGTGCAACTGATACAGGCGCTTGGCGGAGGGTGGGATAGGACGCAGCTTCCGACCCCATCCCAGGTCAGCGCTGCGCCCAGCAAAGCCGACACCGCTATCCAAAAATAGCGATGTCGGCTTTGCTGCTAAAAGTCGTCGTGAAAGGCGACTTCGCCGGCAACCGCAACCTGATAGGCAGAGACTCGACGCTCGAAGAAGTTCGCCAGCTCCTGCACATCTTGCAGCTCCATAAACGCAAACGGGTTCTTTGAGCCGAAGATCGGCTTCATTCCCAGCCGCACCACGCGCGAATCCGCTACGTACTCCAGATACTGTCGCATCTCACGCACGGAGAGCCCTGCAACGCCGCCGGAGAGAAGATCTTCGGCAAACTGCAGTTCGCAGTCCACGGCCTCTTTCATCATTGCAACAACATCTGATTCGAGTGCAGCGTCGAACAGCTCCGGATGTTGTGATCGCACTACATTTACTACCTCGAACGCAAACTCCAGATGGCAACTCTCGTCGCGGAAGACCCAGTTCGTTCCTGCTGCTAGTCCATTCAGCAATCCGCGCGAGCGCAGAAAATAGACATAGGCAAATGCCGCAAAAAAGAAGAGGCCTTCGATGCATCCTGCAAAACAGATCAGATTCAGGACAAACTGCTTCTGCTCCTCTGGCGTGCGCAGCTCATCGAGCTTTTGGATCGAGTCCATCCAGCGCATGCAAAACTGTGCTTTTTTCGTAATGGAAGGAATGTTCTCGACTGCTGCAAACGCTGCCGCCCGGGCATCCGGATCGGGAACATAGTTATCAAGCAGTGTCAGGTAGAACTGCACATGCACAGCCTCTTCGTACAGTTGCCGCGACAGATAAAGTCTCGCCTCGGGCGAATTGATGTGCTTATAGAGATTCAATACAAGATTGTTTGAGACGATTGAATCTCCTGTGGCAAAGAACGCAACCAACCGCTGAATCAGGTGAATCTCGGCAGGTGTAAGGCGCGACCGCAGGTCCACGAGGTCGGTTGAGAAATCAACCTCTTCTACGGTCCATGTATTTTTAATCCCATCCTTGAACATCTCAAAGAACACGGGATACTGCATCGGTCGCAGCGTAAGAGACAAGCCTGGATCGAGAATAGAGTTAGGTGCTTTCGTTGACATAGTTATCTTCCGCCTTTACTGGCAAGCCTCACAGGACTCGGGGTTATCGAGCGAGCAGCTCACATTCGCGCTCGCAGCTGCTTGTAGGTCCACGCGATTGCCAGCGGCAACCGTAGTCTTTGCAATCTTCGTCGCCGGGCGCGACCGCAGATAATACGTCGTCTTGATTCCACGCTTCCACGCATACATATACATCGAGCTGAGGCGGCCAATGTTTGGAGACTCGGCAAAGAGGTTTAGAGACTGGCTCTGGTCGATGTAAGCGCCGCGATCCGCTGCCATATCGATCAGCGACCGCATCGGCATCTCCCACACCGTGCGATAGATCAGCTTCAACTCCTCTGGAATCTCAGCGATCTTCTGAATCGAACCCTCAGCCATCTTGATCCGTGAGCGAACCTCTTCTGACCACAACCCAAGCTGCTGCAGCTCGCCGACAAGATATTTATTGATCTGCATGAACTCGCCCGAAAGCGTCTCACGCTTGAACAAGTTCGAGATCTGCGGCTCAATGCACTCATAGCAGCCAACGATAGAGGCAATCGTCGCAGTGGGCGCAATGGCAATCAGCAAGGAATTACGCAGTCCTACTGTCTTCATCCTTTGGCGCAACAGCTCCCAGCGTTCCTTGTCGGTGGGAGTTGTGCCCCACAGCTCAAACTGAAACTCGCCCTTTGCGGCTCGCGTCTCCTGAAAGGCAGCATGAGGTCCATGCTGCTCCGCCAGGTCGCACGACGCACTTAACGCATGGAAGTAAATCTCCTCCTGAATCTTTGCTGAGAGAACTCGCGCCTCTGCGGAATCAAACGGAATCCGCATCTGGAAGAACACATCCTGCAACCCCATCACGCCAAGTCCCACTGGTCTCCAGCGGCTGTTTGCGGCTGCTGCCTGTGCGACAGGATAGTAGTTGATGTCGATGACGCGATCGAGCATCGGCACCGCATGACGCACCGTCGCAGCCAGCTTCTCGAAGTCGAATACGCCATCTGTCAGGTGACGTGCAAGATTAACAGAGCCAAGATTGCATACAGCTGTTTCCGCCGAAGAGGTCACCTCTGTAATCTCCGTGCAGAGATTCGAGAGGTGAACGATATTTCCTGCGGCGCCCGTCTGATTGTTCTTGATGTTGCAAGCGTCCTTGAAGACCATCCATCCGTTACCGGTCTCTGCGAGCGTGCGCATCATCCGTGCGTACAGATCGCGGGCCTTCACCTGTCGCCGATAGAGTTGCTTTTCCTCCGCTTCCACATAGGCTTTATCAAAATCTTCGCCATACAGATCGGTGAGGTGAGGAACATCCTTCGGATCGAACAACGACCACATGCCATCCTCGTCGGAGCGACGCATGAATAGATCAGGAATCCAGTTCGCCAGATTCAGGTTGTAGGTTCGTCGCGCCTGATCGCCGGTGTTGTCGCGCATCTCGAGGAACGATTCGACGTCTGCGTGCCATGGCTCAAGATAGACGCAGCACGCGCCCTTCCGCTTGCCGCCTTGATTTACTGCTGCGACTGAAGAGTCCAAGGTTCGTAGCCACGGCACGATGCCATTCGAGATTCCATTGGTGGCGCGAATCAGCGAACCTTCCGCTCGAACGCGATGAAATGCCAGCCCAATGCCTCCCGAAAACTTCGACAGCAACGCGACCTGCTTATAGGTGTCGTAGATCGAGTCCAACGAGTCCGCCGGAGAGTCCAGCAAGTAGCACGATGACATCTGTGAGTGCTTCGTTCCGCTGTTGAACAGCGTTGGCGAACTCGGCATGTAATCGTGCGAAGCCAGCAGCTTGTAAAACTCGACGGCCTCATTCACCCGCACCGACAGGCCCGCCGAAACCCGCATAAAAAAATGCTGTGGCGTCTCGATCACCTGTCTCGTAATTGGGTGTCGCAGCAAGTAGCGGTCATACACCGTCCGCAGGCCGAAGTATTCAAAGCGGTCGGAGAAGCGGTCGTCGATCGCGCTGTTCAGCTTGCGTACATTTGCGCCAACAAACTCCGCGGCATCCTTCGAGATCACGCCCTCGCGATGGCCTA
It encodes the following:
- a CDS encoding efflux RND transporter permease subunit, translated to MNISAPFIHRPVATTLLTIAIAIAGAIAFTVLPVSPLPQVDFPTISVNAGLPGASAEIMASSVATPLERQFGHIAGVTEMTSSSSLGSTQITIQFDLSRNIDGAARDVQAAINAARTYLPANLPGNPTYRKVNPADAAIMILTLTSDKYDPGTLYDEASTVLQQKLSQIEGVGQVSVGGGALPSVRVEVNPTKLASYGLTMANLQAQLSLQNSALAKGQITDGNITADILANDQISKAVDYKPLIVGYKNGAAIHLSDVADVIDSVENIRNGGYLNGKRAINIIIHREPGANIIDTNDRILAAIPSMKASIPQGIDITVMLDRTTTIRASVHDVEWTLLLSIILVIFVVFVFLRNVRATLIPAVAVPVSLIGTLAVMYLFGYSIDNLSLMALTISTGFVVDDAIVVMENITRHLEAGMSSFAATIKGAQEIGFTVMSISFSLIAVFIPLILMGGIVGRLFREFAITLSTAILVSMVISLTTTPTMCAYILKDEHKQKHGRLYMANERFFEWVLSLYRRTLHWVLDNPGLTLTVLFLTILLNVAIVLKIPKGFFPQQDTGAIAGGIQGPQDASFPAMDAATKQVEDVVMKDPAVQTVIAFTGGGNTGFVYITLKPLDVRKIGAPEVINRLRPKLDKLTGASTFLQASQDLRIGGRSSNALYQYTLQADNIADLSKWGPIVLEHMKHLPGLQDVNTDQQNGGLDLLLNYDRVRAASLGQTAQSLDSSLYSAFGQSQVSVIYTQLNQYYVVLEVAPPYWQSPEGLKNIYLRPGGTTNPTSTGNVPLYTMATSRADTIPLSLPHTGLFPSTTISFNLAPGVSLSDATLAINQMQDRLGIPATVHGFFAGTLQAYQDSLGTEPILVLTALFAVYIVLGILYESLVHPITILSTLPSASVGAMLALLLFHEDLNVISIIGIVLLIGIVKKNAIMMIDFALQVEREQGMSPEDAIFEACMLRFRPILMTTTAALFGAIPLAFGTGMGSELRRPLGITIVGGLLVSQLLTLYTTPVVYLTLDRLRLRIQGRKHDTFHAAVGPTPATD
- a CDS encoding efflux transporter outer membrane subunit; protein product: MTTLRFKVAIYPAIAAAVLLTGCRVGPKYHTPPATAQAPPISYKESPTQFKDTDGWKVAQPQDAMLHGKWWEIYNDSELNALEDQVNINNQNIKEYFQNFMAARALVREARAQFFPTASIGPSYTRSRSSANLKNSTGTGGTSAGAQSSLISMPLDVSWEPDLWGRIRNTVDAARFQAQISAADLENERLSEQADLAEFFFELRGQDALQALYASTIEADKKALDLARARYETGVDDQISVVEAQNTLQSAESESINLGVARAQYEHAIAVLIGTNPSSFSIPVKPLNAQPPAVPIGMPSQLLERRPDIAASERAMAVANAQIGIAYAAFYPNLTLSASGGFNSSSLGKLFDWPSRFWSIGPSISETVLDVGLRTAGAQQYTATYNASVATYRETVLTAFQQVEDYLASVRILSQQILKEQEAVLSAQRFVDLETARYKTGIDPYVDVVTAQTTLLTNQRTLATLEIQSMTSSVQLIQALGGGWDRTQLPTPSQVSAAPSKADTAIQK
- a CDS encoding ribonucleotide-diphosphate reductase subunit beta; translation: MSTKAPNSILDPGLSLTLRPMQYPVFFEMFKDGIKNTWTVEEVDFSTDLVDLRSRLTPAEIHLIQRLVAFFATGDSIVSNNLVLNLYKHINSPEARLYLSRQLYEEAVHVQFYLTLLDNYVPDPDARAAAFAAVENIPSITKKAQFCMRWMDSIQKLDELRTPEEQKQFVLNLICFAGCIEGLFFFAAFAYVYFLRSRGLLNGLAAGTNWVFRDESCHLEFAFEVVNVVRSQHPELFDAALESDVVAMMKEAVDCELQFAEDLLSGGVAGLSVREMRQYLEYVADSRVVRLGMKPIFGSKNPFAFMELQDVQELANFFERRVSAYQVAVAGEVAFHDDF
- a CDS encoding efflux RND transporter permease subunit, giving the protein MSPSRPFILRPVATSLLMAAILLVGLVGFTQLPVSALPEVNYPTIQVVTFYPGASPEVVATTVTAPLERQFGQLQGLSQMTSSSSGGNSVIVLQFNLNLDIDVAEEEVQSGINASQSYLPANLPSPPIYSKTNPADAPILTLAITSKTLPLSQVEDLIDTRFAPKISQLSGVGLVSISGGQKPAVRIQVNPSALSSYGIDLEALRTAVSQASVNAAKGNFDGPRQDYQIDANDQLVTSGDYKKVVVAYRNGAPVMLTDVATIVDGVENSVQAAWMDQTPAVIVNIQRQPGGNTISVVKSIKKILPQLKADLPAGIQITTMTDLTTGIQASVNDVEFELLLTIFLVVMVIFLFLRNLYATIIPSVAVPLSLVGTFAVMYALGYSLDNLSLMALTISTGFVVDDAIVMIENIARYLEDGDTPMEAAFKGAEQIGFTIMSLTVSLIAVLIPLLFMGDIVGRLFREFAVTLAVTIIISAVVSLTLTPMMSSRILKHTPPEEQGRFFKSSERVFESMIAFYGRTLKVVLRYRTITLLVALATLVLTVFLYIIIPKGFFPVQDTGVIQGISQASPTIGSKSMAAKQKELAKIILQDPAVQSLSSFIGADGTNTTINSGRMSINLKPLSERDLSASDVIRRLQNKLKDVQGIELYMQPVQNITVDDRVSRTQYQYTLEDPDQNELNEWTARLVDKMKQLPEIEDVATDQQMGGLAVDLVIDRATASRLGIAPTTIDNTLYDAFGQRQINTMYTQLNQYHVILEAQPQFQLDPNMLSHLYIQSNAAAGTTGAGGSSASGRGSTSAGSNTLTTSALYTPSANTLTPPASALTASAATINRGAGSAGGTSSATSSAVPFSAFSHFERTTEPLSITHQGQFPAITVSFNLAPNGSLGGAIDAITKVQKDMHMPASLQADFEGTAASFRNSLSNEPLLILAALVTVYIVLGVLYESFIHPVTILSTLPSAGVGAFLALIIFHQSLSIVAIIGLVLLIGIVEKNGIMMVDFALEAERERGKSATDAIYEACLLRFRPIMMTTMAALLAGVPLAFGSGEGSELRKPLGIAMVGGLLLSQILTLYTTPVIYIFFDGIATRFSSKRGSPHPGNEPQSAGQP
- a CDS encoding ribonucleoside-diphosphate reductase subunit alpha, translated to MATLQTTLSDLDPQFPAADIAPQMQVRKRSGALEPVDVNKIVRAVERCCHGLPHVDPIRVASKTIGGLFDGASTRELDSISIQTAAALIAEEPEYSKLAARLLLATISKEVSGQNIYSFSQSIEVGHREGVISKDAAEFVGANVRKLNSAIDDRFSDRFEYFGLRTVYDRYLLRHPITRQVIETPQHFFMRVSAGLSVRVNEAVEFYKLLASHDYMPSSPTLFNSGTKHSQMSSCYLLDSPADSLDSIYDTYKQVALLSKFSGGIGLAFHRVRAEGSLIRATNGISNGIVPWLRTLDSSVAAVNQGGKRKGACCVYLEPWHADVESFLEMRDNTGDQARRTYNLNLANWIPDLFMRRSDEDGMWSLFDPKDVPHLTDLYGEDFDKAYVEAEEKQLYRRQVKARDLYARMMRTLAETGNGWMVFKDACNIKNNQTGAAGNIVHLSNLCTEITEVTSSAETAVCNLGSVNLARHLTDGVFDFEKLAATVRHAVPMLDRVIDINYYPVAQAAAANSRWRPVGLGVMGLQDVFFQMRIPFDSAEARVLSAKIQEEIYFHALSASCDLAEQHGPHAAFQETRAAKGEFQFELWGTTPTDKERWELLRQRMKTVGLRNSLLIAIAPTATIASIVGCYECIEPQISNLFKRETLSGEFMQINKYLVGELQQLGLWSEEVRSRIKMAEGSIQKIAEIPEELKLIYRTVWEMPMRSLIDMAADRGAYIDQSQSLNLFAESPNIGRLSSMYMYAWKRGIKTTYYLRSRPATKIAKTTVAAGNRVDLQAAASANVSCSLDNPESCEACQ